In Methanococcoides sp. LMO-2, a single window of DNA contains:
- a CDS encoding cupin domain-containing protein, with amino-acid sequence MDKGFSKDLNELMQFPTEGIFSTVLANDEGYNYTLMCLAAGTNIDEHTSTKTGVVQVLKGKGVFRLFDKAIEMKEGTFIFMPANAPHSLHADEDLAILLCLTK; translated from the coding sequence ATGGATAAAGGATTCTCAAAAGACCTGAATGAATTGATGCAGTTCCCGACAGAGGGAATTTTCAGTACGGTTCTTGCCAATGACGAAGGCTACAATTATACTTTGATGTGCCTTGCTGCCGGAACGAACATTGATGAGCATACTTCTACGAAAACAGGAGTGGTTCAGGTATTGAAAGGAAAAGGCGTTTTCAGGTTGTTCGATAAGGCCATCGAGATGAAAGAAGGAACCTTTATTTTCATGCCGGCAAATGCACCTCACTCCCTTCATGCAGATGAGGATCTGGCAATATTGCTCTGTCTGACTAAGTGA